The genomic interval AGTAGTCGTTGGGGACTGCAGCTCCAACGGCTACCCCTCATCCCTTTATTCTAACTGTAACTAACTCCCTCCTTGAAGCTATCGAatttcttctataaataagagcaGAGCGGGCAACACAGAGGGTAAGAAAACTTCTTTGTATCATTATTCTCAAAGATGTAAAGCACTGGGattgagagaagaaagaaagctgTGAGTGCTGGGCGCTTAAGGGAATTAAGCTCATACTCGGTGAGTTCTTGGAGAGATCAGAGAGTTTTCTTGAGTGATTGTAATATGTAACCTTGTCTATtattctagtggattgactaggagCGAAACTCCTGCTGTGAGTAGGATTCATTTGAATCCAAACACGTATATCTGTGTGAGTTGTGGAGTGGTGTTCTGTGGATCTTTTTCTGGATTTCCCTTCTTGTATCTTTCATCATTCTTGAGGTATCCGTCGACTGTCATACAATCAAAAGTCAACATCCAGTGAATCAAAGTATCAACACAATGCGTGGGATTCCTTTCCGATTGTATCTATGAGGATAtctccttttttattattttccatttGTATCTTAAATTTCTACTTATTGTTGGAGAAATGTGCATGAGTCAGATAatggaaacaagaaaaaatcGATGTAGGGAATATGAGAACTGAGTACTTACTATGTTCCAACAACTCTACTCGTATTTCCTTGAGTTTGATCCACGCCAAAGATCCTTGCCAtcccaaaatctgaaatttttgcGTTCATATCCCCATCTAGCAGAACATTGCTTGTTTTGAGGTCACGATGGATGATTTTAAGTCGGGAATCTTGATGAAGGTAAAGAATCCCCCTAGCTATCCCTCCTATAATCTTGTAACGCCTGGACCAATccaatttttcttgcttttctggATCTGTTCATTAGGTGTGAGTTAATTTGAGGGAAAAGAACACGATCAATGTCAACGTGGTTCAACTTGTGCTCACAGCAATCATGTTCATTCtgaaatcaaatgaaaaggGTAAAACTTAACAAGTAGAGTTGTACATAGAGTAACAGAAATCCCTTACCGAAAAGAAAGTAGTCGAGGCTTTTGTTGGGCACGAATTCGTAGATGAGTATCTTTTCTTCTCCCTCCAAGCAGAATCCAAGTAGCCTCACTAGATTTCTGTGTTGAAGCTTGGCCACCAAGACGACCTCATTCTTGAACTCTACTGCACCTTGCCCTGAGTTTCGAGATAGCCTCTTCACTGCCACCTCTTGGCCGTTGGGAAGTATTCCCTGATGAAAATCATGTCCCCAACTCAGATTTGGGCTCAAACATTTGGAACCTGGCTAATAATTAAACAGTCTAGTTAGCGGTTCTTACTTTGTAGACATCACCAAATCCACCTTCACCAACTTTATTATCATCGGAAAAGTTGTTTGTGGCTGCTTGAATTGAGGCCAGGCTATACTGCAAGGACTGCATTTCACTCATCGCATAAACAGCTGAACAAATTCAAAgcatatatacatgtcatgcaCTTGGATTTGGAGATGTTTTTTCCACTACCCAGAGAGTAGACATAGTTAATAGAGAGCGAGAGCAGACTGGAAAAAGTATATCTTGTTCATTGttttgtattgtttttattttggccTTACCACTGCTTTCTCCAACCGCTTCATAttccttctttcctttccttcttatGAAACAGCATCCTACAATGAAAAGCAAGACCGAGACTCCCACGGGAACGATTATGGCAATGAGTAGCTGCGATGAGATTCCCCCCCCTTTCCCTGCATCAATGAAGAGGGGTTTGAATCGAGTTCTTGAACAGCAAAGAGAACCTTCGTTTGGGCAATCGCCACAGTTATCGAAGTGTCAGTAGAACTCAGAAGGATCACTAGAACTTGAAAGTGCAATCCCAAGTTCCAAACACCATTGTTCTACATTTTAATTATGTAGGGACAAGTTGCTACTTGGCTTTAACAGTGAGACAACTCCTGATGTTCCAATATGCTAATACCTATTGTGTCTTGACATTTCTGATTATGGATTTTAGATTAAAGTTATCTCTTCGTCTTCGTCTGTATCAAGTTTATTCCCTTTTGATTGGTCTTGTTATTCTTATCTTGGTTAGACTTTATTTAGAAATACTTTTCTAGGCTAATTAGCTTATTCATTTGATTAaccatttttctaaaaaaaattaacatgcTGTAAAggtgtataaataattataagtacgttacaaaacataaaaataaaaacaaaaatttattattaagctaaaaatttagggtaaatttattattttacgttttataacaaatttttcactatattttagtttttatcaccacaattattaaattttaatttttattacaattcagtctttcttttgattttttgtccAATTCCTTTaaagaaaattgttttggtatatgttaatataaatcttaaaatcaTTTTATTGTGAGATTTATGCTagtttgatttttaagtttattaatttttggtaacagaatttgataaaaaataaaaatgaactaaattataacaaaaattaaaatttaatgactatgataacaaaaattaaaataaaatgactaatttattttgaaatataaatttaaaaaactaattttattatctatccctaaaacatatatattatccaTCTCAATAGTAGCATTTGGTGTGTGGTTGTAGggaaatttattataattttataaataatcttCACAAGTTAATGCAAcacacataaatttataataattttattataaataaaatgacaatgAGAATTAAAGCATGTGGGGTTGTTGAGTGGATTTATGACTTTAGGTGAAGAATTATGAAGGTTTAGATTTGTGGTAAAGCGTGAACAAGTAGATGTGAGCTTAGGttgaatgttttcatttttataatatttttaattttctattctaCTTTAGACAAAGCCATTGTACTATAAGTTTGcgcaattttatttatttatttttggctaAGGTGCACAAATTCACTTTCTGATAGATTAAAGAAACCCGTTCTATATCCATGATCCATCTTCTGGTCATCATAATCTAATGAACCTGACCCGACTGagattctattttattattctgTAAATAATATTGACGTTATTGTTTTGGAGTTTACCTGGACTGTTCGCCGGACCCGGTGGAGGAGGAATGCCCGGTGCGGGCCCCGGTGCGGTGTCGTCGCTGAGGTAGTAGAAGGGGTAAATCTCATACCTGACGTTGCAACTGGACTTTAGAACTCTTCCTCCTTGCTTCCCGTCGCAACAATCTGGGAGTCTGGAGTTAGCATCGGCGAGGCAAGAGTTGCAAGCAGAAATAGACAAATCTGCCGTGCACTGTGCAAGCGTATATAGCTTCTGATCTCCACTGAAATTGGCGTCTTTAGTCGCAAACTTCCTCCCCGATTGATTTCTTGCAGCCTGGTTAGCTATATCGCCCATGGTTTCGTCCAAGACCTGCTTGAACTTGGCTAGGCTCGAAGTGCCAATGTCCTGTGTATTTGACATGTAAACTAGGCCCTGATTGGAGAAGACGGACTGGTTCGAGTAACGGAGCAAGCAGTCATCATACCAAACGATGGCTTCTCTTTGAGTTGGGCACAGCTTCAGTATGTCTACGCTAGCAATCACCACGCACCGTCGGCAGGCTTCGCTTGAGACATCGCCGCGGCAGAGGAAGAGGCCGTAGACTCGGTCGGAGGAGATGTTTCCAGCGGTGAAGCTGTAGAAGCCGGTGGCGGTGGTGGCGTTGGAGAGAGCGGACAAGAGGGTGTTGAGGTTGGCTCCGAAGGCACTGTTTGAACTGTAAGCGGTTGTGTTGGTGCAAAAATTGTATAGCGCCCCGGAGGAGCCAAACACAATGGGGATGAAGCTGCTGAGAAAGCAGAGCAGCAAGGGAAGAAATAGAATCGCACCCTTCATGTTCATGATTCTTTCTCCCGGTGCCATGGTCATGGGCCTCAATTTCATCTCTAGCTTTTATGATTCAGCGCCCGCCAGCAGCAGGCTGAGAGATGATGTGAAGAAATTAATGGCATTAGACTCGGCGAAAGCTGCATCCTGGTCAACGACGCCTTATTGGACTATTATTGGGTTTAAggtacgagagagagagagagagatggaaatTAACAGGTTCTTCTTGTGGGAAACGAAACGTAACGAAAAGTGAAGACTGAAGACTATTAAAAATCAGTGGCATGGATGAAAGCGGAGAAGCCGAAAACAAACTGAGTCGTCGGGAAAAGTCCATTCCGAGCATACGAGGGACAGTGATAGTTTTGACAAAGTTGAATGTTCGTGATTTTATCTCATCCACTAATAACAGGTCAGTATATCCTGTCGACACAAGTAAAAATTACTTTTACCATTCATAACTAAATCtcttaattactaaaattaattatatttagataattaattactcaaaaaaattaaatcctaaattatataactagaaaaaaaaattaaacaactaaCAATcacttaaattctaaaaaattaaaattcaattaattaaaacctagaattttttaaatttacctaACAAATTTAGTGTATCGAATTACTTGAATCTTGATTGATTAGATTGTGAACTATATCAATCAAGTACTCTAATTTATCTATTAACCTATATCTAAGTCTAACATATTGATTCAACTAACCTACCTCATATATGTTTATGTAAATTAGAATGAGAGAACACATTAAATATAGATACtcataatatgaaaatatttactACAAATATAATCAAAGATTATACATGTAATCAAATGAATGTTTTCTCCCATTAACACATGTTATTTCGTCCAAGAGTTTATTCCTTACTTATCTATATCTAGCATCATGAGAAATCTTAAATCATGTAATTGATGATCAAGTAATTACAAGTATTAAGtttagaacaaaataaacatagtcAAAATAACAATCACAACCAAAATTTGAGTAAACTAATAAAGTTTCAATGCATAAGATCATTTAAAAACCCCCAAACAATTAATTAGTCATTCataatgaataatatattctcaaaatcaTCCAAGAGTCGTTGCATAATTGAAatcttaaataataaagaaaaacataatttaaaagataaaatcaattttttttttatgtagccTTGACTCCTCTACGACGAAACACAACTCTTTGTTGAACCTCTTGCCTCCAAAACCTTGCTTTTGGTCCCTCTAGGCAAGTTATGAATGAGTGGACAAGTGGCTAGAACAAAGAGTTTtaaaaaagaaggaaggaagcaaAACAGTCTCCtaaaaaaaatgtctttttttcccaaaaactacactttttctcctttttttggggggaggggtttCGTGATGTCCAATCTCCTCTCTAATGTGTTTTTCACGTCCAATTTTGCACGTATTTTAAATTGTCTTCTCATAAAAAATGGGCTttataaaatgtataaataattgTCTTAATTTTCCAACGCATATAAGAACACCCAAATTTGATATCTGCGAAAGTAGTTATGGCCCAAAAATTTAGCAAAAATCCAGATTGGAATTTTAGTCTTTATGCATGTAGGATTCCAATTCGACCCAACTTCTTTTTCTATGTTAATTATGAACTTTGACTTTCAATTAGTCTCTTAATTTATCTTCCAACTCtaacacataataaaataaatattaatgcaatattaacttaaaaataaattaattaagacactaattatctaaaatttacaaaataaaataagtcaattttttctaattctatgaaaaataattcccACCTCCCCCTAATTccaattttttatgaaaaataagtcaaaacatGCTTCAATGTATTGTATCATgcaaattttctatagaaaatgttACGTAATCAAACATGtaagtatgaaaaattttctcttgatattcttcatgaaaaataatttcaatcaaatACACTCTTAATGTCCATAATAATTAAGAATCATATTTACCTTAACCTCAACCAAATCCCCTTTCGCCTAACTcgtttaattttgtcaaaaaattgTAAAGTAGCTACAAGTATAAGAtccaattaaatgacaagaaagtaagaagattTT from Diospyros lotus cultivar Yz01 chromosome 8, ASM1463336v1, whole genome shotgun sequence carries:
- the LOC127808916 gene encoding cysteine-rich receptor-like protein kinase 10 isoform X4, which gives rise to MKLRARTMAPGERIMNMKGVILFLPLLLCFLTSFIPSVYGSERLYNICTNTTAYTSNSAFGTNLNTLLSALSNATTATGFYNSTAGNSSSDRVYGLFLCRGDVSPQACRQCVANASVDLVKLCPTQREAIVWYDDCLLRYSNQSVFSNQVVVSMSNTQDIGTSSLTQFKQVLDETMGDIANQAARNQSGRKFATKDANFSGDQKLYTLAQCTADLSISACNSCLADANSRLPDCCDGKQGGRVLKSSCNVRYEIYPFYYLSDDTAPGPAPGIPPPPGPANSPGSLCCSRTRFKPLFIDAGKGGGISSQLLIAIIVPVGVSVLLFIVGCCFIRRKGKKEYEAVGESSAVYAMSEMQSLQYSLASIQAATNNFSDDNKVGEGGFGDVYKGILPNGQEVAVKRLSRNSGQGAVEFKNEVVLVAKLQHRNLVRLLGFCLEGEEKILIYEFVPNKSLDYFLFDPEKQEKLDWSRRYKIIGGIARGILYLHQDSRLKIIHRDLKTSNVLLDGDMNAKISDFGMARIFGVDQTQGNTSRVVGTYGYMSPEYAMHGQFSVKLDVYSFGVLVLEIISSKRNSSFYESGYAEDLLSYAWKLWRDETPLDLMDPSLEGSYSKNEVLRCIHIALLCVQEDPDDRPSMANVLLTLNSFSVNLPVPEQPAFFVGSRTRSQVPKGLETDKSTNTSMPWSVNETSITELHPR
- the LOC127808916 gene encoding cysteine-rich receptor-like protein kinase 25 isoform X2; translation: MKLRPMTMAPGERIMNMKGAILFLPLLLCFLSSFIPIVFGSSGALYNFCTNTTAYSSNSAFGANLNTLLSALSNATTATGFYSFTAGNISSDRVYGLFLCRGDVSSEACRRCVVIASVDILKLCPTQREAIVWYDDCLLRYSNQSVFSNQGLVYMSNTQDIGTSSLAKFKQVLDETMGDIANQAARNQSGRKFATKDANFSGDQKLYTLAQCTADLSISACNSCLADANSRLPDCCDGKQGGRVLKSSCNVRYEIYPFYYLSDDTAPGPAPGIPPPPGPANSPGSLCCSRTRFKPLFIDAGKGGGISSQLLIAIIVPVGVSVLLFIVGCCFIRRKGKKEYEAVGESSAVYAMSEMQSLQYSLASIQAATNNFSDDNKVGEGGFGDVYKGILPNGQEVAVKRLSRNSGQGAVEFKNEVVLVAKLQHRNLVRLLGFCLEGEEKILIYEFVPNKSLDYFLFDPEKQEKLDWSRRYKIIGGIARGILYLHQDSRLKIIHRDLKTSNVLLDGDMNAKISDFGMARIFGVDQTQGNTSRVVGTYGYMSPEYAMHGQFSMKSDVYSFGVLVLEIISGKMNSNFYESGYAEDLLSYAWKLWRDETPLDLLDPSLEGSYSKNEVLRCIHIALLCVQEDPEDRPSMANVIVTLNSFSINLPVPEQPAFFVGSRTRSQVPKGLETNQPTNTSVPWSVNETSITELHPR
- the LOC127808916 gene encoding cysteine-rich receptor-like protein kinase 25 isoform X1, whose amino-acid sequence is MKLRPMTMAPGERIMNMKGAILFLPLLLCFLSSFIPIVFGSSGALYNFCTNTTAYSSNSAFGANLNTLLSALSNATTATGFYSFTAGNISSDRVYGLFLCRGDVSSEACRRCVVIASVDILKLCPTQREAIVWYDDCLLRYSNQSVFSNQGLVYMSNTQDIGTSSLAKFKQVLDETMGDIANQAARNQSGRKFATKDANFSGDQKLYTLAQCTADLSISACNSCLADANSRLPDCCDGKQGGRVLKSSCNVRYEIYPFYYLSDDTAPGPAPGIPPPPGPANSPGSLCCSRTRFKPLFIDAGKGGGISSQLLIAIIVPVGVSVLLFIVGCCFIRRKGKKEYEAVGESSAVYAMSEMQSLQYSLASIQAATNNFSDDNKVGEGGFGDVYKGILPNGQEVAVKRLSRNSGQGAVEFKNEVVLVAKLQHRNLVRLLGFCLEGEEKILIYEFVPNKSLDYFLFDPEKQEKLDWSRRYKIIGGIARGILYLHQDSRLKIIHRDLKTSNVLLDGDMNAKISDFGMARIFGVDQTQGNTSRVVGTYGYMSPEYAMHGQFSVKLDVYSFGVLVLEIISSKRNSSFYESGYAEDLLSYAWKLWRDETPLDLMDPSLEGSYSKNEVLRCIHIALLCVQEDPDDRPSMANVLLTLNSFSVNLPVPEQPAFFVGSRTRSQVPKGLETDKSTNTSMPWSVNETSITELHPR
- the LOC127808916 gene encoding cysteine-rich receptor-like protein kinase 10 isoform X6, which encodes MKLRPMTMAPGERIMNMKGAILFLPLLLCFLSSFIPIVFGSSGALYNFCTNTTAYSSNSAFGANLNTLLSALSNATTATGFYSFTAGNISSDRVYGLFLCRGDVSSEACRRCVVIASVDILKLCPTQREAIVWYDDCLLRYSNQSVFSNQGLVYMSNTQDIGTSSLAKFKQVLDETMGDIANQAARNQSGRKFATKDANFSGDQKLYTLAQCTADLSISACNSCLADANSRLPDCCDGKQGGRVLKSSCNVRYEIYPFYYLSDDTAPGPAPGIPPPPGPANSPGKGGGISSQLLIAIIVPVGVSVLLFIVGCCFIRRKGKKEYEAVGESSAVYAMSEMQSLQYSLASIQAATNNFSDDNKVGEGGFGDVYKGILPNGQEVAVKRLSRNSGQGAVEFKNEVVLVAKLQHRNLVRLLGFCLEGEEKILIYEFVPNKSLDYFLFDPEKQEKLDWSRRYKIIGGIARGILYLHQDSRLKIIHRDLKTSNVLLDGDMNAKISDFGMARIFGVDQTQGNTSRVVGTYGYMSPEYAMHGQFSVKLDVYSFGVLVLEIISSKRNSSFYESGYAEDLLSYAWKLWRDETPLDLMDPSLEGSYSKNEVLRCIHIALLCVQEDPDDRPSMANVLLTLNSFSVNLPVPEQPAFFVGSRTRSQVPKGLETDKSTNTSMPWSVNETSITELHPR